From a region of the Williamwhitmania sp. genome:
- a CDS encoding 2-oxo acid dehydrogenase subunit E2: protein NSLAQRARDNKLSPDNIQGGTFTISNFGSFRNVMGTPIINQPQVAILAVGTIEKKPAVMETPYGDMIVPRHKIFLSLTYDHRIVDGALGGAFLRKIADYLEQFDPLTLI, encoded by the coding sequence TTAACTCACTCGCTCAACGGGCTCGGGACAACAAGCTTTCACCCGATAATATTCAAGGTGGAACATTTACCATCTCCAATTTTGGTTCATTTAGAAACGTAATGGGAACACCCATTATTAATCAACCGCAAGTGGCCATTTTGGCAGTTGGCACAATTGAGAAAAAGCCAGCTGTTATGGAAACACCCTATGGCGATATGATTGTTCCCCGCCATAAGATATTTCTGTCACTTACCTACGACCATCGCATTGTAGATGGAGCACTTGGAGGCGCATTCTTGAGAAAAATTGCTGACTACTTAGAGCAATTTGATCCCTTAACATTAATCTAG